One window from the genome of Equus quagga isolate Etosha38 chromosome 6, UCLA_HA_Equagga_1.0, whole genome shotgun sequence encodes:
- the TCEAL8 gene encoding transcription elongation factor A protein-like 8 encodes MQKSCEENEGKPQNMPKAEEDRPSEDVPQEAEGNPQPSEEGVSQEAEGNLRGGLIQPGQGLKEDTPVRHLDPEEMIGGVDELERLIEELRRVRNKFVMMLWKQRHSRSRPYPVCFRP; translated from the coding sequence atgcaaaagtcttgtgaagaaaatgaaggaaaaccacAGAACATGCCAAAGGCTGAGGAAGACCGCCCTTCGGAAGATGTACcacaggaggcagaaggaaatcCTCAACCTTCCGAAGAAGGTGTAagccaggaggcagaaggaaaccTTAGAGGAGGGCTGATTCAACCTGGCCAGGGACTTAAAGAGGACACTCCCGTTAGGCATTTGGACCCTGAAGAAATGATTGGAGGAGTAGATGAGTTGGAAAGGCTTATAGAAGAGTTAAGAAGAGTAAGAAACAAATTTGTGATGATGCTTTGGAAGCAAAGACATTCACGCAGCCGTCCTTATCCTGTGTGCTTTAGGccttga